The following are encoded together in the bacterium genome:
- a CDS encoding MFS transporter, whose protein sequence is MGLTSLLSDAGHEMATAVLPAFLATLGVSAAALGAIEGVSDAVASFAKLGSGWWSDRIGHRKAITVGGYALTGAAKALFALAAGWPLVLVGRVLAWFGRGVRGSLRDAMLVESVAPADVGKAFGFHRAGDTIGAVVGPLLGVVAIGLLHGRFTDAAMPFRVVFLLTLIPGLGSALAFAVMVRERRRAPNHNLGFWSSLRALPIGFRRFLVGVFVFGLADFAPTLLILRATDILGETHGMAHAAQVAALLYALRNALYAAAAFPVGVLGDRVGRRALLAAGYLLAALTFVGFMRDSSDLAYLSLLFAAAGVFMAVEDALEGAIAAELLPAEIRGLGYGVLGSVNGVGDLFSSIIVGALWAHVSVAAGLLYAAVLSIAGAILILRVR, encoded by the coding sequence ATGGGGCTGACCAGTCTGCTCAGCGATGCCGGCCACGAAATGGCCACCGCCGTGCTGCCCGCGTTCCTCGCGACGCTCGGCGTCTCGGCCGCCGCGCTGGGCGCGATCGAGGGCGTCTCGGACGCGGTGGCGAGCTTCGCCAAGCTGGGCAGCGGGTGGTGGAGCGATCGCATCGGCCACCGCAAGGCGATCACCGTCGGCGGGTACGCGTTGACCGGCGCGGCGAAGGCGCTGTTCGCGCTGGCGGCCGGCTGGCCGCTGGTCCTGGTCGGGCGCGTCCTGGCCTGGTTCGGCCGCGGCGTCCGCGGCTCGCTGCGCGACGCGATGCTGGTCGAATCCGTCGCCCCCGCCGACGTCGGCAAGGCGTTCGGCTTCCATCGCGCCGGCGATACCATCGGCGCCGTCGTCGGACCGCTCCTCGGCGTCGTGGCCATCGGCCTGCTGCACGGCCGCTTCACCGATGCGGCGATGCCGTTCCGGGTGGTGTTCCTGCTGACGCTGATTCCCGGCCTCGGCTCGGCGCTCGCCTTCGCCGTCATGGTGCGGGAGCGCCGGCGGGCGCCGAATCACAACCTCGGATTCTGGAGTAGCCTGCGCGCCCTGCCGATCGGTTTCCGCCGCTTCCTGGTCGGCGTGTTCGTCTTCGGGTTGGCGGACTTCGCGCCGACGCTGCTCATCCTGCGCGCCACCGACATCCTCGGGGAGACCCACGGCATGGCGCACGCGGCGCAGGTGGCGGCCCTGCTCTACGCGCTGCGCAATGCGCTCTACGCCGCCGCCGCCTTCCCCGTCGGCGTGCTCGGCGATCGGGTGGGACGGCGTGCGCTGCTGGCGGCGGGGTATCTGCTGGCCGCGCTCACCTTCGTCGGATTCATGCGCGACAGCAGCGATCTCGCCTACCTGTCGCTGCTCTTCGCCGCCGCCGGCGTCTTCATGGCCGTCGAGGACGCGCTCGAAGGGGCGATCGCCGCCGAGCTCCTGCCGGCCGAGATCCGCGGCCTGGGCTACGGCGTGCTGGGCAGCGTCAACGGCGTCGGCGATCTGTTCTCCAGCATCATCGTCGGCGCGCTCTGGGCGCACGTCTCCGTCGCCGCCGGGCTCCTGTACGCCGCCGTCCTCAGCATCGCCGGGGCGATTCTCATCCTCCGCGTCCGCTAG
- the eno gene encoding phosphopyruvate hydratase, with amino-acid sequence MAALAIEGLQAWEILDSRGHPTIEVEAILAGGARGRAAVPSGASTGRLEAVELRDGDPGRFAGKGVQRAVRNVVEVIAPALRGRDASLQSDLDRHLCDLDGTPNKGRLGANAILGVSMAAARAAAAALGRPLYQHLGGAEATLLPVPMLNVINGGRHAVNGLDFQELMIVPHGAPSFAEAMRMAAETYQALRAILLRRQLGVAVGDEGGFAPACRSHEEALTILVEAIEAARYRPGEDIAIAVDAAASEFCESERYVLERTGGAAEDAAAMVQRYRELADAFPIILLEDGLGEDDWAGWQVLTAELGGRLQLVGDDIFVTNPAIIRRGIAERVANSVLIKLNQIGTVTETFEAVATARAAGYRQLVSHRSGETEDAFLADFAVACGAGQIKTGAPCRSERTAKYNRLMRIEAELGARARFAGAGRRAG; translated from the coding sequence ATGGCAGCGTTGGCTATCGAAGGCCTGCAGGCATGGGAGATTCTCGACTCGCGGGGCCATCCCACGATCGAGGTCGAGGCGATCCTGGCCGGTGGGGCGCGCGGCCGCGCCGCCGTTCCGTCGGGGGCCTCCACCGGCCGCCTGGAGGCCGTCGAGCTGCGCGACGGCGATCCCGGCCGCTTCGCCGGCAAAGGCGTGCAGCGGGCGGTGCGCAACGTCGTCGAGGTGATCGCGCCGGCGCTGCGCGGTCGCGACGCCAGCCTGCAGAGCGATCTCGATCGCCATCTCTGCGATCTCGACGGCACGCCGAACAAGGGCCGGCTGGGCGCCAACGCGATCCTCGGCGTGTCGATGGCGGCGGCGCGCGCCGCCGCCGCGGCCCTCGGCCGACCGCTGTACCAGCACCTCGGCGGCGCCGAGGCGACGCTGCTGCCGGTCCCCATGCTCAACGTGATCAACGGCGGCCGCCACGCCGTGAACGGGCTCGACTTCCAGGAGCTCATGATCGTGCCGCACGGCGCGCCGAGCTTCGCCGAAGCCATGCGGATGGCGGCGGAGACCTATCAGGCCTTGCGCGCCATCCTGTTGCGCCGGCAGCTCGGCGTCGCGGTCGGCGACGAGGGCGGCTTCGCCCCGGCCTGTCGGTCGCACGAGGAGGCGCTGACCATCCTGGTCGAGGCGATCGAGGCCGCGCGCTACCGGCCGGGCGAGGACATCGCCATCGCCGTCGACGCGGCGGCGAGCGAATTCTGCGAGTCCGAACGCTATGTCCTGGAGCGCACCGGCGGAGCGGCGGAGGATGCCGCCGCGATGGTGCAGCGCTACCGCGAGCTCGCCGACGCGTTCCCGATCATCCTCCTCGAGGACGGCCTCGGCGAAGACGACTGGGCGGGATGGCAGGTGCTCACCGCCGAGCTCGGCGGCCGCCTGCAGCTCGTCGGCGACGACATCTTCGTCACCAACCCGGCGATCATTCGCCGCGGCATCGCCGAGCGCGTGGCCAACTCGGTGCTCATCAAGCTGAACCAGATCGGGACGGTGACGGAGACCTTCGAGGCGGTCGCCACGGCGCGCGCCGCGGGCTATCGCCAACTCGTCTCGCATCGCTCCGGCGAAACCGAGGACGCGTTCCTCGCCGACTTCGCGGTGGCGTGCGGCGCGGGGCAGATCAAGACCGGGGCTCCCTGCCGCAGCGAGCGGACCGCCAAGTACAACCGGCTGATGCGCATCGAGGCCGAGCTGGGGGCGCGCGCCCGCTTCGCCGGCGCTGGCCGGCGCGCTGGGTGA
- a CDS encoding dynamin family protein, whose amino-acid sequence MTQGDELALLARLAAAADAPELVADATALAERLAEGRFYVACVGQFKRGKSTLLNALVGERLLPAGVVPITTAVTILRWGPATRARVRIDATWEEIDVGGLAAYVSEEQNPANRKRVTLVEVFVPSPLLAGGMCLVDTPGIGSVIGANTDVTRQFVPQIDAALVVLGADPPISGEELGLVAHAAEHVSTLLFVINKADRSSDAERQEAATFARRVLKERLGVAVAAVFNVSALERLERGPTRDWEAFERTLRGLADSAGADFVRAAAARGRARLSERLLRELAEQRDALTRPVEESERRAAALRGCVADATQALNDLGYLFSAEQHRLSQAFGERSAAFLATAAPAAERELDQVIDGLTGRRGAMRERAFEAARDIAERVIKAWLVDCEPAAEALYTQAAQRFTDLANGLLARLAASDEALAGLPRTVSPDLGFRTARRFFQSHLMRYSARPIEQWLRDALRSPAAARRALAEEARGYLGRLLAANAARVANDFDDRVVESRRRLEAEIRGYLQQVSTSAERALQRARARQAEGEHAVRAEVARLDALRQQAEPLVGGGPPAPARDAAAAVAAASDGG is encoded by the coding sequence GGCCAGTTCAAACGCGGCAAGTCGACGCTGCTGAACGCCCTGGTCGGAGAGCGGCTGCTCCCCGCCGGGGTGGTGCCGATCACCACGGCGGTGACCATCCTGCGCTGGGGTCCGGCGACGCGGGCGCGGGTGCGGATCGATGCGACCTGGGAGGAGATCGATGTCGGCGGACTGGCCGCCTACGTCTCCGAGGAGCAGAACCCGGCGAATCGCAAACGGGTGACCTTGGTCGAGGTGTTCGTGCCGAGCCCGCTGCTCGCCGGCGGCATGTGTCTGGTGGATACGCCGGGCATCGGCTCGGTGATCGGCGCCAACACGGACGTGACCAGGCAGTTCGTCCCGCAGATCGACGCCGCGCTGGTGGTGCTCGGCGCCGATCCGCCGATCTCGGGCGAGGAGCTGGGGCTGGTCGCCCACGCCGCCGAACACGTGTCGACCTTGCTGTTCGTGATCAACAAGGCCGATCGCTCGAGCGACGCGGAACGGCAGGAGGCGGCGACGTTCGCGCGTCGGGTGCTGAAGGAGCGTCTCGGCGTCGCGGTCGCCGCCGTCTTCAACGTGAGCGCGCTGGAGCGGCTCGAACGCGGCCCGACCCGCGACTGGGAAGCCTTCGAGCGGACGCTGCGCGGCCTCGCCGATTCCGCCGGCGCGGACTTCGTGCGCGCGGCCGCCGCGCGCGGTCGCGCGCGGCTGAGCGAGCGGCTCCTGCGCGAGCTCGCCGAGCAGCGCGACGCCCTGACGCGGCCGGTGGAGGAGTCCGAGCGCCGGGCCGCGGCCCTGCGCGGCTGCGTCGCCGACGCGACCCAGGCGCTCAACGATCTCGGCTATCTGTTCAGCGCCGAACAGCATCGACTGAGCCAGGCGTTCGGCGAGCGCAGCGCCGCCTTCCTGGCGACGGCGGCGCCGGCGGCCGAGCGCGAGCTCGATCAGGTGATCGACGGGCTCACGGGCCGCCGCGGCGCGATGCGCGAGCGCGCGTTCGAGGCGGCGCGGGACATCGCCGAGCGGGTCATCAAAGCCTGGTTGGTCGATTGCGAGCCCGCCGCCGAGGCGCTCTACACGCAGGCGGCGCAGCGCTTCACCGACCTGGCGAATGGGTTGCTCGCGCGCCTGGCGGCATCCGACGAGGCGCTGGCCGGGCTGCCCAGGACGGTCAGCCCCGACCTCGGCTTCCGCACGGCGCGCCGGTTCTTCCAATCCCATCTCATGCGCTACTCCGCGCGCCCGATCGAGCAGTGGCTGCGCGACGCCCTGCGCTCGCCGGCGGCGGCGCGGCGCGCGCTCGCCGAGGAAGCGCGCGGGTATCTGGGACGCCTGCTGGCGGCGAACGCGGCGCGGGTGGCGAACGACTTCGACGATCGCGTGGTCGAGAGCCGTCGGCGCCTCGAGGCGGAGATCCGCGGCTACCTGCAGCAGGTCTCGACCTCGGCCGAACGCGCCTTGCAGCGGGCGCGGGCGCGGCAGGCGGAGGGGGAGCACGCGGTGCGCGCCGAAGTGGCGCGGTTGGATGCGTTGCGACAGCAGGCGGAGCCGCTCGTCGGCGGTGGCCCGCCGGCGCCCGCGCGCGATGCCGCGGCGGCCGTGGCCGCCGCGAGCGATGGAGGATGA